Sequence from the Polynucleobacter sp. Adler-ghost genome:
ACCTTCTCTAAATCACGATCCGCACCTGCCATAAGGCCATCCATCATTTCAGCAATATCAATACAGGAGCCTAGAGTACTATATACAGTGGCCATCTCCAAACCAATAATGCCGCCACCGATGACCAACATGCGCTTTGGAATAGTCTTGAGTAACAAGGCGCCAGTGCTATCTACGATACGAGGATCTTCTGGCAAGAATGGAAGTTTTACTGGCTGGCTTCCCGCTGCAATGATTGCCTTCTGAAACCGAACCACTTCTTTTTGTCCTGTTAAATCTTGACCATCACCCTTGGTTAACTCGACTTCTACATGATTTGCATCCAAGAATCGGCCTAATCCACGCACCACGTTCACTTTGCGTGCTTTGGCCATGCCAGCTAATCCGCCCGTTAATTTGGCAATGACTGAATTTTTGTAGCCACGTAATTGATCAATTTCAATCTTGGGAGCGCCATAGCTAATACCATGCTTAGACATTGTTTTCACTTCATCCATCACTGCAGTTGTATGCAGCAAGGCTTTCGAAGGAATACAGCCCACGTTTAAGCAAACACCACCTAAAGTTGAATAGCGCTCTATCAAAATAGTACTCATACCCAAATCTGCACTTCGGAAGGCGGCACTGTAGCCTCCTGGACCGGCACCCAATACGAGCACTTCACACTCATGATCCACTTTGCCACTGTATTGACCAGCAACAGGAGCGCTCATTACAGGCGCTGCTGCTATTGGTGTAGGAGTTGGAGCTGGTGAGGCTGCAGACACAGCAGCTTGAGGAGTAGATCCTGCCCCCACTTCAATTTCAGCTACCGCACTACCTTTACCAACCTTATCGCCAGCTTTTACAGAAATACTCAGAACCGTTCCAGCCGCATCAGCTGGAACTTCCATGGTGGCTTTGTCAGATTCTAGAACGAGCAGTGGTTGTTCTTTTTCAATCACATCGCCCACTTTGATGAGTACTTCAATAACCGGTACATCCGAATAATCACCAATATCTGGTACGAGAATAATTTGCTTAGTCATATTCTCTCCTTACAGTGCTGCGCGACGGAAGTCAGACATCAGCTGAGCGATATAGACATTAAAACGTGTAGCCAAAGCACCATCAATCACACGATGATCGGCACTTAATGACAATGGGCAAATTAAGCGTGGCACAAATTGCTTACCATCCCAAACTGGTTTCATGGCAGCTTTACTGACCCCTAAAATTGCTACCTCTGGCGCATTCACAATAGGTGAGAAATAAGTACCGCCAATACCACCTAAGGAAGAAATAGTGAAACTAGCGCCCTGCATTTGCTCGGGCTTCAGTTTTCCATCTCGCGCTAG
This genomic interval carries:
- the lpdA gene encoding dihydrolipoyl dehydrogenase; amino-acid sequence: MTKQIILVPDIGDYSDVPVIEVLIKVGDVIEKEQPLLVLESDKATMEVPADAAGTVLSISVKAGDKVGKGSAVAEIEVGAGSTPQAAVSAASPAPTPTPIAAAPVMSAPVAGQYSGKVDHECEVLVLGAGPGGYSAAFRSADLGMSTILIERYSTLGGVCLNVGCIPSKALLHTTAVMDEVKTMSKHGISYGAPKIEIDQLRGYKNSVIAKLTGGLAGMAKARKVNVVRGLGRFLDANHVEVELTKGDGQDLTGQKEVVRFQKAIIAAGSQPVKLPFLPEDPRIVDSTGALLLKTIPKRMLVIGGGIIGLEMATVYSTLGSCIDIAEMMDGLMAGADRDLEKVWEKFNAGRFENIMLKTRASKAEVKADGIQVSFEGESAPSGPQTYDLVLVAVGRTPNGKKIDASAAGVVVDERGFVPVDNQMRTNVHNIFAIGDIVGQPMLAHKAVHEGHVAAEVAAGEKSYFDAKQIPSVAYTDPEVAWAGLTEEQCKAKGIVYEKGLFPWAASGRAIANGRDEGFTKLIFDATSKRIIGGGIVGTHAGDLIGEVCLAIEMGADAVDIGKTIHPHPTLGESVGLAAEAALGHCTDLPPVKKK